One genomic region from Thiohalorhabdus denitrificans encodes:
- the ntrC gene encoding nitrogen regulation protein NR(I), translated as MSPTVWVVDDDASIRWVLEKALGEAGMEVRAFESAAPVLRELPEGRPDLVISDVRMPGEDGFALLRRIRADHPGLPVLLTTAYSDMDAAVAAFEEGAFEYLPKPFNVAEAVSLARHAIAQAPAAGEEPAAEEKRPEILGEAPAMQQVFRIIGRLVSSEANVLITGESGTGKELVARALHRHSPRAGGPFVALNTAAVPAELLESELFGHERGAFTGAVERRLGRFEEAEGGTLFLDEIGDMPAELQTRLLRVLAEGEFQRVGGRQLLHADVRIIAATHQDLPALIADGGFREDLYHRLNVVPIHLPPLRERREDIPRLARHFLEEVAAELGLQPKQPDPETLSLLAAHTWPGNVRELENLCRRLTLMAPGATILPEDLPEPYREAPAETDTGGWQEALAEWVRGALGAGRDEVGDRVQAETERVLIREALAHTGGHRQRAAALLGWGRNTLTRKIRERGLSPEDDN; from the coding sequence ATGAGCCCGACCGTATGGGTGGTAGACGACGACGCCTCCATCCGCTGGGTCCTGGAGAAGGCCCTTGGGGAGGCGGGCATGGAGGTGCGTGCCTTCGAGTCGGCGGCCCCGGTGCTGCGGGAGCTGCCGGAGGGCCGCCCCGACCTGGTGATCTCCGACGTGCGCATGCCGGGCGAGGACGGCTTCGCCCTGCTGCGCCGCATCCGGGCGGACCATCCCGGCCTGCCCGTGCTCCTCACCACCGCCTACAGCGACATGGACGCCGCGGTGGCGGCCTTCGAGGAGGGCGCCTTCGAGTACCTGCCCAAGCCCTTCAACGTGGCCGAGGCGGTCTCCCTGGCCCGCCACGCCATCGCCCAGGCCCCCGCCGCCGGGGAGGAGCCCGCGGCGGAGGAGAAGCGCCCCGAGATCCTCGGCGAGGCGCCGGCCATGCAGCAGGTGTTCCGCATCATCGGGCGCCTGGTGAGCTCCGAGGCCAACGTCCTGATCACCGGCGAGTCGGGCACCGGCAAGGAGCTGGTGGCGCGCGCCCTGCACCGCCACAGCCCCCGTGCAGGCGGCCCCTTTGTCGCCCTCAACACCGCCGCCGTGCCCGCCGAACTGCTGGAATCGGAGCTGTTCGGCCACGAGCGCGGCGCCTTCACCGGCGCCGTGGAGCGCCGCCTGGGGCGCTTCGAGGAGGCCGAGGGCGGCACCCTGTTCCTCGACGAGATCGGCGACATGCCGGCGGAGCTGCAGACGCGTCTGCTGCGGGTGCTGGCCGAGGGCGAATTCCAGCGCGTCGGCGGCCGCCAGCTCCTGCACGCCGACGTACGCATCATCGCCGCCACCCACCAGGACCTGCCCGCCCTGATCGCCGACGGCGGCTTCCGCGAGGACCTCTACCACCGCCTCAACGTGGTCCCCATCCACCTGCCGCCCCTGCGTGAGCGCCGCGAGGACATCCCCCGCCTGGCCCGCCATTTCCTGGAGGAGGTGGCCGCCGAGCTGGGCCTGCAGCCCAAGCAGCCGGACCCGGAGACCCTGTCCCTCCTGGCGGCCCACACCTGGCCCGGCAACGTCCGCGAGCTGGAGAACCTCTGCCGGCGCCTGACCCTAATGGCCCCCGGCGCCACCATCCTCCCCGAGGACCTGCCCGAGCCCTACCGGGAGGCCCCCGCCGAGACGGACACCGGCGGCTGGCAGGAGGCCCTCGCCGAGTGGGTGCGCGGCGCCCTGGGGGCCGGCCGGGACGAGGTGGGCGACCGGGTCCAGGCGGAGACGGAGCGCGTCCTCATCCGCGAGGCCCTGGCCCACACCGGCGGCCACCGCCAGCGCGCCGCCGCCCTCCTGGGCTGGGGCCGCAACACCCTCACCCGCAAGATCCGCGAGCGCGGACTGTCCCCCGAGGACGACAACTGA